The Elusimicrobiales bacterium genome includes the window GAAACCGCCGCCCGGCATTTTCTGCCTTACGCGCCCGGCGGCGCGCTCATAATCATCGACGGCAGGACCGCCGCGGCGGCGCTGGCGGTGATACTGGCCGGCGGGCTGGCAAGCGGCCTCTATCCCGCCTGGCGCGCGGCGCGGGTGCGCCCGGTGGAAGCGATGCGGGGAGAACAATGACAGCTCTCATTTCAGCGCGCGGGCTTAAAAAAATCTACCGCAGGGGCGCCGAAACGGTCCGCGCCGCCGATGGAATAAGCCTTGACGTAAACCGGGGCGAGCTGCTGGCCATAACCGGCCCCTCCGGCTCCGGCAAGACCACGTTGCTGAACCTGCTCGGCTGCCTGGACACCCCGGACGAAGGCTCGCTTTCCGTCGCGGGAACGGAGATTTTCGGTTCCGGGCGCAAGCTCGCGGAAGGCAGGCTGACGCTGCTGCGCCGCAGGACTTTCGGCTACATATTCCAGCAATTCCATCTCGTTCCCACGCTCACCGTGCTGGAAAACGTGCTGCTGCCCCGCGTGTTTTACCAAAACGGCCCGCTGCGCAAAAGCCCCGGGGAGATACTAAAGCGGCTGGGGCTGGAGCATCGCGCGGAACACTTGCCCGCGCAGCTCTCCGGCGGAGAGATGCAGCGCGCCGCCATAGCCCGCGCGCTTATCAACGGGCCGGAGGCCGTCCTTGCCGACGAGCCGACCGGAAATCTGGACTCCACGCGGGCGGAAGAGATAAAGGAAATTCTGAGTTCCCTCGCCGCAGACGGCATAGCCGTCATCATGGTAACCCACAATCCCGCCCTCGCCGGCGCCGCCGGCAGGATTATAGAAATCCGCGACGGCAGGATAACGCCCTCCCCGAAGCCTTGACCGGAAGCAATCATTTTGTTTTCTTTTTATGCTAATATCGCCATACTTATGGACTACCGCGTTCTGGTCATCAATCCCGGTTCCACATCGGACGACATAGGCGTTTTCCTGGGGGAGGAGCAGATTCTCTCCAAAACCCTGCGCTATTCCCCATCGGATTTAAGTGCGTTTGACGGCAAAAAAGTAACCGCGCAGTTTGAATTCCGCAAGCGCGCCGCGCTGGAGGTTCTGGAAAGCTCCGGCCCCGGAGAGTTGCACGCCGTCATAGGCAGGGGCGGGCTGGTGAGACCCATACCCGGCGGCACATATCTGGTTGACGGCGCCCTGCTGGCCGATTTGCGCGAGGGCGTGATGGGCGACCATCCGTCAAATCTGGGCGGCATCATCGCCTCCGAGATAGCGGGGCCGCGCGGCATACCGGCCTTCATAGCCGACCCCGTGGTGGTAGACGAGATGTGGCCGCTTGCCCGCTATTCGGGCATGCCGGAAAACCCGCGCGTCTCCATATTCCACGCGCTTAACCAGAAAAGGGTGGCCCGCCTTGCGGCGGCAAAGCTGGGCAAAAAATACGAGGAATGCTCGCTTGTGGTGCTGCACGGCGGCGGCGGCATTTCAGTGGGCGCGCACAAAAACGGGCGGGTGGTGGACGTAAACAACGCGCTGGACGGCGACGGGCCGTTCACCCCGCAGCGCAGCGGCGGCGTGCCCGCCGGCGGGCTGGCGAAAATGTGCTTTTCCGGCAAATACCGCCACGACGAGATAAAGCTCAAAATAAAGGGCCGGGGCGGGCTTGTGGCCCATGCCGGCACCTCGGACATGGTGGCTTTGGAAAAATACATAAACACCGGCGAACTCATACCCGGCGCGGGCATGGATACAACAAAGCTTTCGCGGGAAAAGGCCCGGGAATGCGTGGAGGCCATGGCCTACCAGATGGCCAAGGAAATCGGGGCGATGGCCGCCGCGCTGGGCGGGAAAGTGGACGCGGTAGTCATCACCGGCGGGCTGGCATACGACGCGCGCGTTACCGGATTCATAGAGGAGCGCGCCGGCTGGATAGCCCCCGTGCTTAAATTCCCCGGCGGGGACGAAAAGCGCGCCCTGCGCGACGCCGCCGTCTCCGCGCTGGAAAATCCAAACTCCGTCAAGAGGTATCAGCATGCTTATGACGCCAACCGTTAAATTCACATCCTTTTCCGAACTGCTCGCCTCGGTAAAAGGCAAATGCAGCCGCGCCGCCGTTCCCGGCGCCAACAACGCCGAGGCGATGGAGGCCGTCAAAGCCGCATACGAAAACGGCCTCCTGTCGTCCGGCGCGCTTATAGGGGAAGAGGCCGCCGTGCACGCCACCGCCGCGGCGGCGGGGCTGAACCTGTCGGATTTTGAAATAATCAACTGCTCCGACCCGCAGAAAATGTGCGCGGGCGCGGTGTCGCTTATCACCTCCGGCAAGGCGGATTTCCTTATAAAGGGGCTGGTGGACACCAAATGCTATATGCAGGCGATTCTCTCCCGGGAGGCGGGGCTTGTGCCGGAAGGCGGGGTGCTAAACCACTTCGTGCTGTTTGAAACGCCGCGCTACAAAAAACCGTTCGCGGTGACAGATTCGGCCATATTCATCAGCCCGACGATAGAGCAGAAGATGCGCATAATAGACAATGCCGCGCAGGCGATGCGCCGGCTGGGTGTGGAGAGGCCGAAAGTGTCGCTTGTCTGCCCGGTGGAGAAGGTCAACCCCAAAATCAAAAGCACCACCGACGCCGCCGAGATAGTCCGCCGCGCAAACGCGGGCGGGATAAAAGACGCCGCAGTTGAAGGCCCCTATGACGTCTACATCACATTCTCGCGCAAGCTGGCAGAGGAAAAGGGAGTCGCCGGCGGCGAAGTCCCCGGCGATGTTGATATAGCGGTTTTTGACGACCTGGACGCCGCCAATGCCGTCTATAAAACCCTTTCGCTTTTCGGAGAGGGCGTCAGCGCCGCCGCGATAGTGGTGGGAGCCAAAGTGCCGGTGGTGCTGCCTTCGCGCACTGATTCGCCGTCAACCAAGCTAAACTCCATAGCCCTGGCCAGCTTCCTCAAAGAACACCGTTGATTACGGCGGGCCGGCAATCAGGCTATGTCTATGAGATGCCATTTGCGGCTGTAAAGCTCCAGCAGCCGGCGGCGGAAGGGGCGGTGCTGCGGAGATTGCAGTTCCGGGTCGCGGCGGAACAGTTCGCCCTTATCTTCCGCCGCCCAGGCCAGCACTTCCCTGTCTTCCACCAAATCTCCGGCGCGCAAATCCAGTTCGCCGTGCTGGCGGATGCCCATGAAATCGCCGGGGCCGCGCATCTCCATATCCTTTTCGCCGATTTTGAAACCGT containing:
- the buk gene encoding butyrate kinase, with amino-acid sequence MDYRVLVINPGSTSDDIGVFLGEEQILSKTLRYSPSDLSAFDGKKVTAQFEFRKRAALEVLESSGPGELHAVIGRGGLVRPIPGGTYLVDGALLADLREGVMGDHPSNLGGIIASEIAGPRGIPAFIADPVVVDEMWPLARYSGMPENPRVSIFHALNQKRVARLAAAKLGKKYEECSLVVLHGGGGISVGAHKNGRVVDVNNALDGDGPFTPQRSGGVPAGGLAKMCFSGKYRHDEIKLKIKGRGGLVAHAGTSDMVALEKYINTGELIPGAGMDTTKLSREKARECVEAMAYQMAKEIGAMAAALGGKVDAVVITGGLAYDARVTGFIEERAGWIAPVLKFPGGDEKRALRDAAVSALENPNSVKRYQHAYDANR
- a CDS encoding ABC transporter ATP-binding protein, coding for MTALISARGLKKIYRRGAETVRAADGISLDVNRGELLAITGPSGSGKTTLLNLLGCLDTPDEGSLSVAGTEIFGSGRKLAEGRLTLLRRRTFGYIFQQFHLVPTLTVLENVLLPRVFYQNGPLRKSPGEILKRLGLEHRAEHLPAQLSGGEMQRAAIARALINGPEAVLADEPTGNLDSTRAEEIKEILSSLAADGIAVIMVTHNPALAGAAGRIIEIRDGRITPSPKP
- a CDS encoding phosphate acyltransferase → MTPTVKFTSFSELLASVKGKCSRAAVPGANNAEAMEAVKAAYENGLLSSGALIGEEAAVHATAAAAGLNLSDFEIINCSDPQKMCAGAVSLITSGKADFLIKGLVDTKCYMQAILSREAGLVPEGGVLNHFVLFETPRYKKPFAVTDSAIFISPTIEQKMRIIDNAAQAMRRLGVERPKVSLVCPVEKVNPKIKSTTDAAEIVRRANAGGIKDAAVEGPYDVYITFSRKLAEEKGVAGGEVPGDVDIAVFDDLDAANAVYKTLSLFGEGVSAAAIVVGAKVPVVLPSRTDSPSTKLNSIALASFLKEHR